The DNA region ACCAGCGGCCTGTGGCTGGCCGCCACCCAGCTGTGCCTGGTGGGCACGGCAATCAGCCTGCTGGGCATCAGTGCCCCCTGGCTGCGCGGCTGGCAGAGCGCACAGCCGCAGATCGCCAACCTGTCGATGCTGCTGGCGATGCTGTGCGCCCTCGCCTTCACCGGCAGCTTCTTCCGCAAGGTGCGCCCCAGCACCCCGCTGAACGGCATCCTCATCGGCGAGATGGTGCTCATCGGGGTCATCGGCATGCTGCTGATGATCGCCACCGACCTGATGTTCAACCAGCTGGTCTACGCCATGGCGGCGCTCACCGGCCTGAGCATCCTCGTCGTCTCCACGCACCACTGGCGTCGCGGCTACCGCCCGGCACGCATGTTCACCGTGGCGCTGCTGGTCTATTGCATCGCCTTCATCGGCGCCCTGCCGGCCCTGTTCGGCTACTGGTCGGTGCAGTCCGACTGGCTGGCCTTCGCCTTGCTGGGCATGACCGCCATCAGCGGCGTGCTGATGAGCATCGCCATGAGCGAGCGCCAGCGGCGCATCCTCCTCGACGACTTCAGCGTCAGCCGCGAAGCCGCCGCCAGCTCCGCCGAGCTCAAGGCCAAGGGCGAGTTCCTGGCCAAGATCAGCCACGAGATCCGCACCCCCATGAACGGCGTGCTGGGCATGACCGAGCTGCTGCTCGGCACCCCGCTGTCGGCCAAGCAGCGCGACTACGTGCAGACCATCCACAGCTCCGGTAACGAACTGCTCACCCTGATCAACGAGATCCTCGACATCTCCAAGCTCGAATCCGGGCAGATCGAGCTGGACGACGTGCAATTCGACCTCAACGCCCTGATCGACGACTGCCTGGACATCTTCCGCGCCAAGGCCGAGCAACAGAAGGTCGAACTGATCAGCTTCATGCAGCCCCAGGTGCCGCGCGTCATCAGCGGCGACCCGACGCGGCTGCGCCAGGCCCTGCTGAGCCTGCTGGACAACGCCTTCAAGCAGACCGACGAGGGCGAGATCCTCCTCGTGGTGGCCCTGGACACCAGTGGCAACGAACCGCGCCTGCGCATCGCCGTGCAGGACAGCGGCCGCCCGCTCGAAGCCAGCGAGCGCGACGCCCTGCTCAACGCCGAGCTGCACAGCAAGGACTTCCTCTCCGCCACCAAGCTCGGCGGCCGCCTGGGCCTGATCATCGCCCGGCAGCTGGTGCGCCTGATGGACGGCGAGTTCGGCGTGCAGACCGGTGGCAACCAGGGCAGCACCCTGTGGCTGACCCTGCCGCTGGACAGCGAGCGCCTGGAACAACCCGCCTCCGACTTCGACGGCCCGCTGCAGGGCGCACGGCTGCTGGTGGTGGACGACAACGACACCTGCCGCAAGGTGCTGATGCAGCAGTGCAGCGCCTGGGGCCTGCACGTCAGCGCCGTACCCTCCGGCAAGGAGGCCCTGGCCCTGCTGCGCACCAAGGCCCACCTGCGCGAGTACTTCGACGTGGTGCTGCTGGACCAGGACATGCCCGGCATGACCGGCATGCAGCTGGCCGCCAAGATCAAGGAAGACCCGAGCCTCAACCACGACATCCTGATCATCATGCTCACCGGCATCAGCAACGCGCCGAGCAAGATCATCGCGCGCAATGCCGGCATCAAGCGCATCCTCGCCAAGCCGGTGGCCGGCTACACGCTCAAGACCACCCTCGCCGACGAACTCAACCAGCGCGCCGCCGGTGGCGCGGCGGCCCTGCCCGGCTCCCAGGTCAGCACCCCGCTCAACGTGCCCAATGACTTCCGCATCCTGGTGGCCGAGGACAACAGCATCTCCACCAAGGTCATCCGCGGCATGCTCAGCAAGCTCAACCTGCAGCCGGACACCGCCAGCAATGGCGAGGAAGCCCTCAGCGCGATGAAGAACCAGCAGTACGACCTGGTGCTGATGGACTGCGAGATGCCGGTGCTGGACGGCTTCTCCGCCACCGAGATGCTGCGCAACTGGGAAAGCGAGGAACAGCGCCCGCGCACCCCGGTGGTCGCCCTCACCGCGCACATCCTCACCGAACACAAGGAACGCGCCCGCCAGGCCGGCATGGACGGCCACATGGCCAAGCCGGTCGAACTCTCGCAACTGCGCGAGCTGATCGAGCACTGGGTCGCCGAAAAGGAAATGCGCCGCCAGCACGAGCCCGACAGCGCGCTGCATTCCTGATCCCCCGTAGCCCGGGCTTCAGCCCGGGGCTCCGCTCGCGAATGAATTCGCTCCTGCGAGAACGGCGGCGCTGCGCACCGCTTGGCGACTGAAGTCGCCCCTGCAACACCCCTCACGCCACGCACAGGCACGGCTGCCATGTAGGGTGGATGACGCTCTTTTCATCCACCAACGGGGTGTTGACCGGCCCCACCACCAGGCGCTTCGCGCGCCCGTAGCCCGGGCTTCGGTCCGGAAATCCGATCGCGAATGAATTCGCTCCTACAAGAACGGCGGCGCTGCGCACCGCTGGGCGACTGAAGTCGCCCCTACAAAGGCCTTCCGGCACACGCACGGGCATCACCGCCGCGTATGATGACGCGCCGCCAGGGCGACCCGGATCAACGGGCGCAACCCCCGGCACCTCCTACAATCACAGCACTCTCCCCCAACGAGCCCGCCCGATGCTCTCCATGATGTTCAGCCTGTACCTGAAGATGCTGGTGCTCTACAGCCCCTTCTTCGTCCTTTCCTGCTTCATCGGCCTGACCCGTGGCTACACGGTCAAGGAGCGCAAGAAGCTCGCCTGGAAGGTCGCCCTCGGCACCCTGGTGGCCAGCGCCCTGCTCTACCTGTTCGGCCAGGCCATCTTCAACGTCTTCGGCATCACCATCGACGCCTTCCGCATCGGTGCCGGCGCCGTGCTGTTCATCTCCGCCCTCGGCATGGCCCAGGGCAAGCCGGCGGTGCAGGCCGACAACGTCCAGCAGGACGTCACCATCGTGCCGCTGACCATCCCCCTCACCGTCGGCCCCGGCACCATCGGCGCCATGCTGGTGATGGGCGCCGGCCATGTGCACTGGAACGACAAGTTCACCGCCCTCGCCGCCATCGCCTTCGCCAGCGCCACCGTCGGCGTGGTGCTCTACCTCTCCAACCGCATCGAACGCATCCTCGGCGAGCAGGGCCTGCAGATCGTCAGCCGCCTGATGGGCCTGTTCGTCTGCGCCCTCGCCGCGCAGATCATCTTCACCGGGGTGAAGAACTACCTGGCGCCCTGAAAGCGTGCACCCCGCTACCTGACCGACCGTTCAGCTTGCCGCCGCGCACCGCAATGGAGCGCGGCGAATTCCGGCGAATTCGCCAAAAAAACCCACGAAGCCCTCTGAGTCAAGCCTTTAGCGGCCTTGGCACGGATGCTGCCAATGCACTGACAGCAGTACAGATGACCGTACTGATGACCCCATTTCGGTCCCATCCCACTGTCATTGCATGGACAGCCAAGGAGGCTCTACATGAAACGCCGTCCCTTCCTGAAATCGACCCTCGCCGCCAGCGCCCTGGTGCTGACCGGCCTGTTCCCCTTCTCCCTGCAGGCCGCCGAGACCATCAAGGTCGGCATCCTGCATTCGCTGTCCGGCACCATGGCCATCTCCGAGACCTCGCTCAAGGACATGGCGCTGATGACCATCGACGAGATCAACGCCAAGGGCGGCATCAACGGCAAGAAGCTGGAACCGGTGGTGGTCGACCCCGCGTCCAACTGGCCGCTGTTCGCCGAGAAGGCCCGCCAGCTGCTGACCAAGGACAAGGTCGACGTGGTCTTCGGCTGCTGGACCTCGGTGTCGCGCAAATCCGTGCTGCCGGTGTTCGAGGAGCTCAACGGCCTGCTGTTCTACCCGGTGCAGTACGAGGGTGAGGAGCTCTCGCCCAACGTCTTCTACACCGGCGCCGCGCCGAACCAGCAGGCCATCCCGGCGGTGGAATACCTGATGAGCGAAGACGGAGGCGGCGCCAAGCGCTACTTCCTGCTGGGCACCGACTACGTCTACCCGCGCACCACCAACAAGATCCTGCGCAGCTTCCTGCACAGCAAGGGCGTGGCGGACAAGGACATCGAAGAGGTCTACACCCCCTTCGGCCACAGCGACTACCAGACCATCGTCGCCAACATCAAGAAGTTCTCCGCCGGCGGCAAGACCGCGGTGATCTCTACCGTCAACGGCGACTCCAACGTGCCCTTCTACAAGGAGCTGGCCAAC from Pseudomonas tohonis includes:
- a CDS encoding hybrid sensor histidine kinase/response regulator, producing the protein MRRLRIAIGLSVSLLLTLLCLPSVQAGERAHWSMLLDPTASLQLEDIRAQQSASQFTPVDLKRLYTPGGTSALWLHHRLLPGDHEQLLRVFAPYLSLLDLYVVRGNEIIDHTRTGSRLPYSDRPLPSRDFLLPLPMRSEPLDLYLRLSSEHALRPTIALQSAVEMAADDSRPLLFGLLIGSLLMLVVHNLLRFGYARATSGLWLAATQLCLVGTAISLLGISAPWLRGWQSAQPQIANLSMLLAMLCALAFTGSFFRKVRPSTPLNGILIGEMVLIGVIGMLLMIATDLMFNQLVYAMAALTGLSILVVSTHHWRRGYRPARMFTVALLVYCIAFIGALPALFGYWSVQSDWLAFALLGMTAISGVLMSIAMSERQRRILLDDFSVSREAAASSAELKAKGEFLAKISHEIRTPMNGVLGMTELLLGTPLSAKQRDYVQTIHSSGNELLTLINEILDISKLESGQIELDDVQFDLNALIDDCLDIFRAKAEQQKVELISFMQPQVPRVISGDPTRLRQALLSLLDNAFKQTDEGEILLVVALDTSGNEPRLRIAVQDSGRPLEASERDALLNAELHSKDFLSATKLGGRLGLIIARQLVRLMDGEFGVQTGGNQGSTLWLTLPLDSERLEQPASDFDGPLQGARLLVVDDNDTCRKVLMQQCSAWGLHVSAVPSGKEALALLRTKAHLREYFDVVLLDQDMPGMTGMQLAAKIKEDPSLNHDILIIMLTGISNAPSKIIARNAGIKRILAKPVAGYTLKTTLADELNQRAAGGAAALPGSQVSTPLNVPNDFRILVAEDNSISTKVIRGMLSKLNLQPDTASNGEEALSAMKNQQYDLVLMDCEMPVLDGFSATEMLRNWESEEQRPRTPVVALTAHILTEHKERARQAGMDGHMAKPVELSQLRELIEHWVAEKEMRRQHEPDSALHS
- the urtA gene encoding urea ABC transporter substrate-binding protein, whose product is MKRRPFLKSTLAASALVLTGLFPFSLQAAETIKVGILHSLSGTMAISETSLKDMALMTIDEINAKGGINGKKLEPVVVDPASNWPLFAEKARQLLTKDKVDVVFGCWTSVSRKSVLPVFEELNGLLFYPVQYEGEELSPNVFYTGAAPNQQAIPAVEYLMSEDGGGAKRYFLLGTDYVYPRTTNKILRSFLHSKGVADKDIEEVYTPFGHSDYQTIVANIKKFSAGGKTAVISTVNGDSNVPFYKELANQGIEATDIPVVAFSVGEEELRGIDTKPLVGQLAAWNYFESVDNPVNSKFVTDWKAYAKAKNLPNYQTAVTNDPMEATYVGIHMWAQAVEKAGTTDVDKVREAMAGQTFAAPSGYTLTMDKTNHHLHKPVMIGEVQEDGQFSVVWQTEGPLRAQPWSPFIPGNDKKPDYAVKN
- a CDS encoding MarC family protein translates to MLSMMFSLYLKMLVLYSPFFVLSCFIGLTRGYTVKERKKLAWKVALGTLVASALLYLFGQAIFNVFGITIDAFRIGAGAVLFISALGMAQGKPAVQADNVQQDVTIVPLTIPLTVGPGTIGAMLVMGAGHVHWNDKFTALAAIAFASATVGVVLYLSNRIERILGEQGLQIVSRLMGLFVCALAAQIIFTGVKNYLAP